Proteins encoded within one genomic window of Thunnus maccoyii chromosome 22, fThuMac1.1, whole genome shotgun sequence:
- the eif4e2rs1 gene encoding eukaryotic translation initiation factor 4E family member 2 related sequence 1, whose protein sequence is MLTETLADGQRPADDEEEEDQSECCHDNIDGTNNNNNRRKTVCPAAGEHPLQYNYTFWYSRRTPSRPASTQSYEQNIRQIGTVASVEQFWRFYSHLVRPGDLSGHSDFHLFKEGIKPMWEDESNRSGGKWIIRLRKGLASRFWENIVLAMLGEQFMVGEEICGAVVSIRFQEDILSIWNRTSSDQTTTSRIRDTLRRVLNLPANTIMEYKTHNDSLRDNSSFRNTKISL, encoded by the exons ATGCTAACAGAGACACTTGCTGACGGTCAGAGACCTGCCGACG acgaggaggaagaggatcaGTCAGagtgttgccatgacaacattGATGGGaccaacaataacaacaaccgTCGCAAG aCGGTGTGTCCGGCTGCAGGTGAACACCCTCTACAGTATAACTACACCTTCTGGTACAGCAGAAGAACTCCGAGTCGTCCTGCCAGCACGCAGAGTTACGAACAAAACATCCGACAGATCGGCACCGTGGCGTCG gtggaGCAGTTCTGGAGGTTTTACAGTCACCTGGTCCGTCCAGGTGATCTGAGTGGACACAGCGACTTCCACCTGTTCAAAGAGGGCATCAAACCCATGTGGGAG gacGAGTCTAACCGCAGTGGGGGGAAGTGGATCATCCGGCTTCGTAAAGGTTTGGCCAGTAGGTTCTGGGAGAACATCGTGCTGGCGATGCTGGGAGAGCAGTTCATGGTGGGAGAGGAGATCTGTGGAGCCGTGGTGTCCATACGCTTCCAg GAGGACATCCTGTCGATCTGGAACCGGACGTCCAGCGATCAGACGACGACATCCAGAATCAGAGACACTCTGAGACGAGTCCTGAACCTCCCAGCcaacaccatcatggagtacaagacacacaacgatagcctcag